The nucleotide sequence cttttgcagtgtgtttgtcgagatccgatgaattgtgggtttatgatcaattttatctatgaataatatttgaatcttttctgaatttttttatgtatgattgagttatctttgcaagtctcttcgaattatcaatttggtttggcctactagattgatctttcttgccatgggagaagtgcttagctttgggttcaatctcgcggtgtccttacccagtgacagaaagggttgcaaggcacgtattgtatttgttgccatcgaggataacaagatggggtttatatcatattgcttgagtttatccctctacatcatgtcatcttgcttaatgcgttactctgttcttatgaacttaatactctagatgcaggcaggagtcggtcgatgtgtggagtaatagtagtagatgcaggcaggagtcggtctacttgttatggacgtgatgcctatatacatgatcatgcctagataatctcataactatgcgcttttctatcaattgctcgatagtaatttgttcacccatcgtaatacttatgctgaaagaagcctctagtgaaacctatggccccagggtctatctcttatcatatttgcttccgatctacttttatttgcatctttactttttgcatctatattataaaataccaaaaatatatttatcttatcttactatctttattagatctcactttcgcaagtggccgtaaagggattgacaacccctttattgcgttggttgcgagttcttagtttgtttgtgtaggtgcgtgggacttttgaggagcctcctactggattgataccttggttctaaaaaactaagggaaatacttacgctactatcgctgcatcaccctctcctcttcgagaaaaaccaacgcaagctcaagacgtagcaagtatGAACGTCCATTAACGTGGACACGATATTCGAATATATATATCTTCCCTGTAGgagtgcaccacgttacccaacacgctcgatcactctggctggacacacctttctggggtcaatgcccggcctcggaagatcaacacgtcgcagccctacctaggctcagcagagaggtccccgccagtctacatcctaagcactcagggtcttgggcccatcgcctgcagcactccgggtcgttgcgcgcagagtgaataccagcaccgcctcggatggccagcacgatccgaccgtgccgcactgttgaactggacgtctgacaaagcttcggctgatactgcgacgtcgaggcccatatctattctcgcgtggtggttagtgcgtaaaggccagaggccaactcagaacaaatacccaaacctattagtgcattgggggctcgcagagacgagcagagactcacgataaggtgaccccgtcgccccgtttcgtggacttacggcaagggcccggaCTGCTCGgccgtgccacgtggaaaactcACGGGTGCTCAACGGGTCCACccaactttcacatcaactcgcgggtacccctcagggccgacccgactccaacaatggtctcaagtaaagtcaaggtaactgtgtgtccagacatcaaggggaaaacccgaggaatcacccccggtggattccactcaatgtaatcatcaaggtgaacgtaagagggaccaccctcgaggttcacacttgaggtgttgaacgatagagttgtatcgggaatggtgaaagaggaaatcaccctcgatgaccatgaccgaatagctacactacagaattatcatcaggagtgcgttatgagggatcaccctcgacactcgatagtagctctgcagagtcaagcaactaaaggggtgtgatgtgatgtgaggtgtcgggctctggtcgtcgatcacgtagatcaaggcgtcgatgatgaagctagggcaacaaggacaagtgggggtcactgatggatcactagccaacctatactaagcagtttaggataagcaggtaggtaacaataagcaggtacaaaagcaggctatgcatcagaataggagcaaacaataacagtagcaaaatctaatgtaagcatgagagtatagaatgggcgatatcgggatgatcaaagggggggcttgcctggtttctcaggcgagaaggagggatcgtcgtcgacgtagtcgatcacagcggcatcggcagccgtcatggggtctaccgaagagaagagggggcagaaaacagtaaatacatagcaagcaagagcataacaggaaacatgcagagctagacgtgttctaacgtggtGCTACACAATACCGGCGAAGGGTGATAACATCCGGGAAGTTTTCCCAAAGttaggcatttttggacagatgaaacagAAGGGAacggttgcatgtttgctatgataGGGACATGtggcagatgaacggaccgcgtattcgaattcgtctcgtcgttccgagcaactttcatgtagaaaactttttcatccgagctacagattattttctatgatttttcaaagattttaaacaatattctgaaattatttaaattaacagaaaggaattactacgtcagcatgacatcattgtgacgtcagcagtcaacaggacggctgaccaggtcaaactgaccagtgggtcccacctgtcatagacagtggactaacagaagtCTAAACTAACTAAAAAGAAGTTAATTAACAGTTGGGCCGCACATGTCAACGGCAGATTAGtttactaattacttttaattataaaaacattttaatTAGCTTAACTATGCggtggggcctgcatgtcagtggtACTGGCTTGCCTAGTCAGATGTTGACTGGgttaacccagtcaactggggcccacgGGGCCCGCTGGCAGCGATCCTAGGAGTGGCCCTaggtcggccacgtcggcggccggcgccggagttggtCGGTGCGCGTCGGTGGTGGTCGGAAATCGCGCACAGAGCACGGGAAGGGTCGCGCGTGGGTGCGTTGGAAAGAGCGTGCAACGGCGAGGcgatcggcggcggtggcgtggcCGGAGGAGCACCATAGCGACGATGGTGAGCCCATCGGCAGACGGCGGCGCTCAGGCCTCGATAGAGAGCGAGGCGGGACGACTACGGTTACTATACGCGGGCACGGGGCGGCGCCGCGGGTGCCTTGACGCGCGCCCACAGCAGTCGCGTGCGCGCCGAAGTTAGCACGGCGCGCAGGCGGCAGCCATGGCGGGCGGCGGAGCTCGGTAACGTGGCGGGATGACTACAGGAGTAGAAAACGAGGGGGTAGGAGGAGGGGGAGCACGCGGTGCTCACCGCCGTTGCTGGGAAGGCCCGAGGGAGAGTCGAGGTGGCCGAAGTCATTGGCGAGCTCGCGGTGGCCGGAGCGGAGGAAGAAGGGTCGGCCCGGCGATGAAGGGGCTCCCAGCTCCTGCGCGTGGGCGTGGACGACGGAGCggacggcggcggtcctcctgggcgccttcgggcggcgcggggcggctggTGGCCAGGGAATCGACGCGGAGACGACGACGATGGCGCTCGGCGAGGGAAGATCTGTGGGGAGGGAGAAAGAGGAGTGGGGGCGAAGGGGAGATATTTCGGGCGAGAGGGGGAAGGGTTCGAGGCATCGGTGGGGGTGGCGATCTTATCGcctcggcggcggggacggcgaggtggtcgggctGCGGCCGACGGGCGCGGGCGCTCGGTCGATCGAACAGGGTGAGGAAGACGAGAGGGGAAGGAGTGGGCTGGGTCGGCTGGCTTGTGGGGcttagcccgggggggggggttaggccCGGGGGCAGGGGCCTTTTCTATTTGTTGTTTttacttttgtttttcttttaaaagCTTTCTTGTTTTCCTAAACCTTTTAAAACAGAACTAGTTATATTAAATAGAAGACTTGCACCTAAAATAATATTATAAAATAGGCTACTGCCACATATAATTTGGCACATTCAGAAAAAGTAGTTTGCATTTGTTTAATAAATAAAAGCATTTAATAATAGTTTTAGcccctgttttatttattttagggcattaaaaacacattttaaaatataggtttcaacatgacaaataaccagagattatttgtcacactttgaacattttagtttttatgtttgaaaacttttgttgtttgacttaattctaaattttgaattcaaacgtGATTGGATCATCGCGAGGTTACCAACATTAATcgcggtgacgtggcatcattcgtagagggttactgtagcttaagtatccgggcgtcacaaccacCCCCTGTGTAACAAAATCAAACAAACAGCAATTCATCGATTGCACAACTATCACGTAAGCTGAAAAGTTTTAAACACAAAACCTAGACGACACCAAAAATAAAAGAATGTCCACTGGTCAGCTATACAGATACAAACCAGTACAATACTAAAAGAATGTTTACAGGCCCAGCCAGGAAAAGGAAACATATTAGGAAATGAACCAGCAGGCAAAGATTATACAAGACAAATCAAATTGCTGATAAAAACCAATCAAATGGATTATGGATACCACAGACGCCATGAAACGGGAGTGCTAATATAACATTGCTCTTATTCATAAAATTAGATCAGGGCACAAAAAGAAACAAGTTGCGTAACAAGTGGACAAGCATTAAAGAGGACTCATCCAGCTGGCAGCACAAACAACTTGATAACATACCAGCCTCCAgaaaaaaaaataccaaaaaaatctaCAGTTCACAGTGTGCAACATGAAGACGAATAATAATGAATCAAACCAAAGAGCAATTCATCCATTGCACTTTGAACAGAAAATCTCCATCAGAGCAAAATTCATACTGATGTTTAAAGTCTAATCATAATCTAATATCATGCAATAGGTAGCATAAAGTAAACCAGAAGATGACAGGAACAACACTGCTATTCTCTTGCCAAAAACGCAGACCAACCGGTTGCCACCGGTAATGACACTCACGATATTTCTATTACTCATCCATCCTTTCGGAGGAAGAACAAGTTAGGCTATTCAAAAATGACAAATCCATTCAAGTTAGCAACAGCAAGATACCTCCTCGACGGCACCCTCAGGCCGAAGGTGGCCAACTTTGGCCTCGCAAGCCTTGTCAATCGTGCCAAGACGCATCTCTGTCCCGCGGACGCGGCACTTTCGGGTACGCCACGCCGGAGGTTTGGATGGAGCTACACATCACCGGGAAGTGTGATGTCCACAGCTTCGGCATGCTCCTCCTGAAGATCGTCGAGCATGGTAGTAACCAAGACGCCGATGCCATGCCGAAGAGCAGCCAGCAATGGTTCCCCATTGTCGTGTGGGCCAGGTATGAAGCCGGCAAGCTGATGGAGCTCATGATGGCAACGGTCCGCCATGACTCACGTTGCAAAGGGCTGGTGGAGAGGATGTGCAAGGTGGTATTCCGGTGCGTGCAGCAGAGGCCGTCAATGAGCGCGGTGATAAAGTTTGAACCCATTCCACAGTATCTCATGGAGCCGGTGGCGAACCTGCGGATGGCAATGGCGAACAATGTAAACACAGCATCATCGGTTTCAAAAAATGTCATCTTGTTTTGACCGTTGGCGTCTCCAGTATTACCACGGAAGAAATGAAATGCAATCCTGCATTTCCTTCCATACGCGTACCCACCATCCATAGGTGATGAAAGAACCATACTGAGAATTGCACTCAAACAAATCCAAAGCAGGTATTCAAAATGCACTACAAAATTCGGCCTAATTACTAGCATATATATATTATTATAGATATCCGAGTTGATAAATATAGATGATGGTGAGGACTTCGTATATGTACCTTAATCATGACACTGGTGTACATGATAATAAGGTAAGATGATGGTGATTTGGATGTGGAGGAGTAGGCGGCAGCATCTGTTGATGCAGGAGATGTAGCATGGAGTAAACCTGCGCTCTGTCAGGGTGGCATCCGTCCCACGACATGAAGCTGTGAGCATCGCGCCCCACCTGCACCATGCTGTGTCCGCCAGTCACCCCTACTCCCCTCTCCCTCATCAGCTGCCGCAACCGCGCTGCCGTCTCGCCAGCGCTGGGCACGCCCATCGACATCAGGTACCCCGCCGCATTGCCCGGCTCCAACTCCAGGACACGGCAGGCAGCATTACGGCCGACCTTCGAGTCGCTGCTGTGGCCTCTGCAGGCGCTTAGCAGCGCGCTCCAGGCTGCTGGACTGCTGGTGGTGGATATCCTCTCCTCAATGACCCTAGCGGCCCCCTCAAGGTCCCCTGCACGTGCGAGCATGTCGACGATGCACGATAGGTGCTCCACCTGTGGCTCAACCGAGTGTGTCGCCGTCATCCTCTCGAAGCAGGCCACACCCTCCTCCACCAGACCTCCGTGCGCGCATGCCGACAGCACGGCCAGCATCGTGACACCATTCGGCGTGATGTCCCCTTCCTGCTCCATCCTGTCGACGAGGGCGAGGGCATCACGTGTGCGGCCATTCATCCCCAgcgcgctgatcatggagttccaGGTGAGCACGTCCCTTCGAGGCATCGCATTGAACACCCTCATCGCCGCAGCCAGGTTGCCGCATTTTCCATACATGTCCACCAGAGCGTTGCTGACGTCCCGCTCCAAGGCTAGCCCACTCCTGAGCGCCATGCCGTGGGCGCATCTCGACGCTGCCATCTCCGCACAGTCTGCGCATGCCTCGAGGACGCTCAGTATGGTGACCGAGTTGGGAATTTCCCCGGCCTCCCTCATTGCGACGGCGCACGCGATCGCATCGCCCGGTCGGCCGTTGTGGGTGCATCCAGCAATGACGGTGCTCCACGTGACGATGTTCCTCTCGGGCATGCCACGGAACAGCCTGAGCGTGTGCTCGAGCAGGCCGCACTTGGCGTAGGCATCCAGCAGGGCGTTCAACAGAGGCAAGCCTGTCGAGGACAATAGGAGCCCCCTCCTGATGGCCACGGCATGGACAGACCGGCACCACATGGCCTGGCCGCCCTCAAGCCTCTTGCACAGCTGAAGCAGCACCACCAGCGTCGTCTCGTCGAAGCCGATGTCACCCTCTTTCAGCAATGACAAGGAGGCG is from Triticum aestivum cultivar Chinese Spring chromosome 1B, IWGSC CS RefSeq v2.1, whole genome shotgun sequence and encodes:
- the LOC123143719 gene encoding pentatricopeptide repeat-containing protein At2g17210 isoform X1 — translated: MGLRSDGAQQTLCAVLLRPSLLYHYTSLSLSLSLSAGMATAAAAAVRRSLGAAGPDLSVAHLCCPSTPTTYNAAHLPPTPATLLALLRRAPASHPHAAAHVHACLLKTAYFRPGGCTVPNSLLASYATSGDSLAAAKLFDEMPLRDVASWTSMMRAHLAGGSASQALCMFRDMLTAGGSVPEPDGVVLVVALRACAELEDLALGASLHAVTERRGLRGADVFIDNSLVDMYARCLDLWSARKVFDTIPCRNVVSWNTMLSGLARAGRAADALDLLASLSLLKEGDIGFDETTLVVLLQLCKRLEGGQAMWCRSVHAVAIRRGLLLSSTGLPLLNALLDAYAKCGLLEHTLRLFRGMPERNIVTWSTVIAGCTHNGRPGDAIACAVAMREAGEIPNSVTILSVLEACADCAEMAASRCAHGMALRSGLALERDVSNALVDMYGKCGNLAAAMRVFNAMPRRDVLTWNSMISALGMNGRTRDALALVDRMEQEGDITPNGVTMLAVLSACAHGGLVEEGVACFERMTATHSVEPQVEHLSCIVDMLARAGDLEGAARVIEERISTTSSPAAWSALLSACRGHSSDSKVGRNAACRVLELEPGNAAGYLMSMGVPSAGETAARLRQLMRERGVGVTGGHSMVQVGRDAHSFMSWDGCHPDRAQVYSMLHLLHQQMLPPTPPHPNHHHLTLLSCTPVS
- the LOC123143719 gene encoding pentatricopeptide repeat-containing protein At2g17210 isoform X2 translates to MGLRSDGAQQTLCAVLLRPSLLYHYTSLSLSLSLSAGMATAAAAAVRRSLGAAGPDLSVAHLCCPSTPTTYNAAHLPPTPATLLALLRRAPASHPHAAAHVHACLLKTAYFRPGGCTVPNSLLASYATSGDSLAAAKLFDEMPLRDVASWTSMMRAHLAGGSASQALCMFRDMLTAGGSVPEPDGVVLVVALRACAELEDLALGASLHAVTERRGLRGADVFIDNSLVDMYARCLDLWSARKVFDTIPCRNVVSWNTMLSGLARAGRAADALDLLASLSLLKEGDIGFDETTLVVLLQLCKRLEGGQAMWCRSVHAVAIRRGLLLSSTGLPLLNALLDAYAKCGLLEHTLRLFRGMPERNIVTWSTVIAGCTHNGRPGDAIACAVAMREAGEIPNSVTILSVLEACADCAEMAASRCAHGMALRSGLALERDVSNALVDMYGKCGNLAAAMRVFNAMPRRDVLTWNSMISALGMNGRTRDALALVDRMEQEGDITPNGVTMLAVLSACAHGGLVEEGVACFERMTATHSVEPQVEHLSCIVDMLARAGDLEGAARVIEERISTTSSPAAWSALLSACRGHSSDSKVGRNAACRVLELEPGNAAGYLMSMGVPSAGETAARLRQLMRERGVGVTGGHSMVQVGRDAHSFMSWDGCHPDRAQVRHRLHEILWNGFKLYHRAH